In Blastopirellula sediminis, the following proteins share a genomic window:
- a CDS encoding FAD-dependent monooxygenase gives MATNGEPVLVVGGRTTGLMMAAELARHGVPVRIIDKSPGIDPHSRATYLHARTLEILHILGVAEEIVSLGQPLKAISLYANGEHIATTPDLPVDSPFPWGAAFAQCKTEAILQRHLNRLGVEVERSTELLNLQQTDEGVLATIRKFDGSEETFVTPWLIGCDGAHSTVRRQIDEEFPGEIDPFPYLAADVLIDGPIEPDIAYLCLHDKGDLFIFLLDEGRRQIITTLPKNSTRTEPPTLEEMQQLIDERGFGKFRLSDPRWLTTYRTHYRLAPKYRQGRVLLAGDSAHVHSVIGGQGMNTGIQDAHNLAWKLSLVMRGVAPDWWLDTYESERRKIAADVIVWTKQANSELTRFAELSPEEQQRLCEHMVVPECDRMALRMHEEEIDLDYRSSRLSLEFDPCEAGPSPGERAPDVAEIFASGIASSLFETLRAPYYHLLLFNPPDVDSIAPDVVAAAGKALDVHGHWLRTLIVGPDVSGIDWPAGVTPVMDLDGELRRRYGGDVARLYLIRPDGYVAYRSQGVDGLDAYLQSVLK, from the coding sequence ATGGCGACCAATGGCGAGCCTGTGCTGGTTGTGGGTGGGCGTACCACGGGCTTGATGATGGCGGCGGAATTGGCGCGACATGGGGTCCCTGTCCGGATCATCGACAAGTCGCCCGGTATTGACCCCCATTCTCGCGCGACCTATTTGCATGCGCGAACGTTGGAGATTCTGCACATCCTGGGCGTGGCCGAGGAGATCGTTTCCCTGGGGCAACCGCTGAAGGCGATTTCCTTGTACGCCAATGGGGAACATATCGCAACGACGCCTGACCTGCCGGTCGATTCTCCCTTTCCTTGGGGCGCTGCGTTCGCCCAGTGCAAAACGGAAGCGATTCTCCAGCGGCATCTCAATCGCCTTGGCGTCGAAGTGGAGCGGAGTACCGAACTGCTGAATCTCCAGCAGACGGACGAAGGGGTGCTGGCCACCATCCGCAAGTTTGACGGTTCCGAGGAGACGTTCGTCACGCCGTGGCTGATCGGCTGCGATGGCGCTCATAGTACCGTCCGGCGGCAAATCGACGAAGAGTTTCCCGGCGAGATCGATCCTTTTCCGTACCTGGCGGCCGATGTCTTGATCGACGGGCCGATCGAGCCCGACATCGCCTATCTTTGCTTACACGACAAAGGGGACTTGTTCATCTTCCTGCTGGATGAGGGGCGACGACAGATCATCACGACGCTGCCGAAGAACAGCACTAGAACGGAGCCGCCGACGCTGGAAGAGATGCAGCAACTGATCGACGAGCGCGGCTTTGGCAAGTTTCGTCTTTCCGATCCCCGTTGGCTGACGACTTACCGCACGCACTATCGATTGGCGCCGAAGTATCGGCAGGGACGCGTGCTGCTCGCCGGCGATTCGGCCCACGTTCATAGCGTGATCGGCGGCCAAGGAATGAATACCGGCATTCAGGACGCTCACAACCTGGCCTGGAAGCTAAGTCTAGTGATGCGGGGCGTCGCGCCCGATTGGTGGCTTGACACGTATGAGAGCGAACGTCGCAAGATCGCGGCGGACGTGATCGTGTGGACGAAACAGGCGAACAGCGAGCTAACGCGTTTTGCTGAACTGAGTCCTGAAGAGCAACAACGTTTGTGCGAGCATATGGTCGTGCCGGAATGCGATCGGATGGCGCTGCGGATGCACGAGGAGGAGATCGATCTCGATTACCGATCGAGCCGTTTGAGTCTCGAGTTTGATCCCTGCGAAGCGGGCCCGTCGCCCGGCGAGAGAGCGCCTGACGTCGCGGAGATCTTCGCCTCCGGAATCGCTTCCAGCCTCTTCGAAACGCTACGTGCGCCATACTATCATCTGCTGCTCTTCAATCCGCCGGATGTGGATTCCATCGCTCCCGACGTCGTCGCGGCGGCCGGGAAGGCGCTGGACGTTCACGGTCATTGGCTGAGAACGCTGATTGTTGGACCTGACGTCAGCGGTATCGATTGGCCGGCCGGGGTGACGCCGGTTATGGATCTGGACGGGGAGTTGCGGCGACGCTATGGAGGGGACGTCGCGCGGCTCTATCTCATCCGACCCGATGGCTATGTCGCCTACCGTAGCCAAGGGGTCGACGGCCTCGACGCTTACCTTCAGTCCGTACTGAAGTGA
- a CDS encoding sulfatase-like hydrolase/transferase, which produces MRLRPRGLVLSIVVCLGMSAVPLHADDGQQPNILFIAMDDLNDWIGCMGGHPQTITPNLDRLAQSSVLFTNAHCAAPACNPSRTAIFTGMSPYRSGLYANNQKMREVLPEAELIPKWFSRHGYQSSGSGKLLHYFIDAQSWDDYFPNKESENPFPRTLYPEKRPMNLPVAGPWQYIETDWGALDATDDEFGGDYLVAKWAEEQLQKPHDKPFFMACGIYRPHEPWFVPKKYFEPFPLESIELPAGYKADDLADLPPEGKRRGPNRYFAHIQAHGKWRQAIQSYLASIHFADAMVGKILDALDNSPYADNTIVVLWSDHGWHLGEKEHWQKYTGWRVCTRVPLMIRVPQGAAGLPGGAQPAKCDKPVNLVSLFPTLAELCGMERPKQADAPSLVPLLKDANAEWPHVSITCLEDPGSFSVSGESWRLIHYANGDEELYDARKDPYEWSNLAGDSRYAAIRQKLFSQAPQSFAKKPAPSVASLESLPWVAASEKAIPPSQPDGVTFDVHFLNRSKHPVKLWWVDRQGTMKSYGQIPAGKERSQSTRPGAVWAITTIGDKPLGHFRVGDRSSKAVVPAE; this is translated from the coding sequence ATGCGTCTTCGTCCCAGGGGCTTGGTTCTGTCGATCGTCGTTTGCCTGGGGATGTCGGCTGTTCCGCTTCACGCGGACGACGGGCAGCAGCCGAACATCCTCTTTATTGCGATGGACGATCTAAACGACTGGATCGGCTGCATGGGTGGGCACCCGCAAACGATCACGCCGAATCTCGATCGTTTGGCGCAGTCGAGCGTTCTGTTTACGAACGCTCACTGCGCGGCGCCTGCGTGCAATCCTTCACGAACGGCGATCTTTACCGGGATGTCGCCGTACCGATCGGGTTTGTACGCCAACAATCAGAAGATGCGGGAGGTTTTGCCAGAAGCGGAGTTGATCCCCAAGTGGTTCTCGCGGCATGGATATCAGTCGTCCGGTTCCGGCAAGCTGCTGCACTACTTTATTGACGCACAGTCGTGGGACGACTACTTCCCGAACAAGGAGAGCGAGAACCCGTTTCCCCGCACGCTCTACCCGGAGAAGCGGCCGATGAATCTGCCGGTCGCCGGACCTTGGCAATACATCGAGACCGATTGGGGCGCACTCGATGCGACCGATGACGAGTTCGGCGGCGATTACCTCGTCGCCAAGTGGGCCGAAGAGCAATTGCAGAAGCCGCACGACAAGCCGTTCTTCATGGCGTGCGGAATCTACCGTCCCCATGAACCGTGGTTCGTCCCGAAGAAATACTTCGAACCATTTCCGCTAGAATCGATCGAACTGCCGGCGGGCTACAAAGCGGATGACCTCGCCGATTTGCCACCGGAAGGAAAGAGAAGGGGACCGAATCGCTACTTTGCTCACATCCAAGCCCACGGCAAATGGCGGCAAGCGATCCAAAGCTACCTCGCGTCGATCCACTTCGCCGACGCGATGGTGGGGAAGATTCTCGACGCGCTCGACAACAGTCCCTACGCCGACAATACCATCGTCGTCCTGTGGTCCGACCATGGCTGGCATCTGGGGGAAAAAGAACATTGGCAGAAGTACACCGGCTGGCGAGTTTGCACACGGGTGCCGCTGATGATCCGCGTTCCGCAAGGAGCGGCGGGGCTTCCCGGCGGCGCGCAACCGGCGAAATGCGATAAGCCAGTCAATTTGGTCAGCCTTTTCCCGACGCTGGCCGAGTTGTGCGGTATGGAGCGTCCGAAGCAAGCCGACGCGCCGTCATTGGTTCCGCTGCTGAAAGACGCCAACGCCGAGTGGCCCCACGTCTCGATTACCTGCTTGGAAGATCCTGGCAGTTTTAGCGTAAGCGGCGAGTCTTGGCGTCTGATCCATTACGCCAACGGCGACGAAGAACTGTATGACGCTCGGAAAGATCCCTACGAATGGAGCAATCTCGCCGGCGATTCGCGCTATGCTGCGATCCGGCAAAAGCTCTTCTCCCAGGCGCCGCAAAGCTTTGCCAAGAAGCCGGCACCCAGCGTCGCGTCGCTCGAGAGCTTGCCTTGGGTCGCGGCTAGTGAGAAAGCGATACCTCCCTCACAACCGGATGGAGTGACGTTTGACGTCCATTTCCTCAACCGCTCGAAGCACCCGGTTAAGCTGTGGTGGGTAGATCGTCAGGGAACAATGAAAAGCTATGGCCAGATCCCAGCCGGCAAAGAGCGGAGTCAATCGACGCGGCCCGGCGCCGTTTGGGCGATTACCACGATCGGCGACAAGCCGCTTGGCCACTTCAGGGTGGGCGATCGTTCTTCGAAGGCGGTTGTGCCTGCGGAGTAG